CGCGATCTTACCATGCAGCGTTAGTTGCACGCCGTCGGCGTCACCAGCAAGAGGTGCGGCATCCGCCAACAGAGGCATCAGAGATGAGAGATCAGGCTGCATGTGGAAGGGACATTTAATCCCACGCTAGAGTTCTGTAGTCACGTTCGTCAGAACGTGGGGATACTTCGCTCAGGTGAATCGCTTGCCTCAATTGATCTACCATCAGGGGACGGAGGCTACGGAGTAAATGAGCAGAATTGAACGATTGTCATCGAAAGGGCCGCACTAATCGAATGGGTTTTTCGTCACATAGGAGCACTCAGCTTCAAACCTCTTCTAAGGGACGTCGGGCAGTCTCGGAAAAAAACTCCTCAACTGCAACCGCAACTCCAATAATGCCATTGGTTTGGGTTTGATCCGCCAGTGCCTGACTCGGGTGGCCCCGGGCTGACTTCGTATTGTAAGCTGTGTGCCGATTAGCCGGATTGGAACGGCAAATGCAGCGCTGAGGTGGGGGTTTGCGCTGGTGTCAGTCCAGCGTGCGGGCCCTAAACGGATTAAGTGGAACTGGTTTCCATGAAGCCCAGGCTCGAAAACGGGACTTTCTTGTGGAAGCCCTGCTGAGATCAGCTTAAACTAGGTATAGCTGGGGGTTTAGCTCGATTGCGCTAATCCTCGGTCCTGTGAACAATCAAGAAAGACTAAAGACATCTTCGGCGTTGCTCGATCTGCCGCTCCGGAACACGGTAGGCGACTACGCATACAGTTTATTAGTGGGAGCGCTTTGATGCGTACTTCTCGAACGATTCAGGCCGAAGCCAAACATTACTCAGGCATGCGAAACATGGTGATGATGAAACTTAGAAAATCCGCAAGCTTAGCGAAGACGGCTGCTTTACTCGCCGTCGTCGTTCTCGTCGGAGCCTCCTCCGCTTCTGCAGACGATGCGTCTCGATTGATCACCTACGAGAAGGATGGCAAGACCTCCTATGCTCTAAGCGTCGTTCCGACTGGCAAAGTCGCGACGCCAGAGTCGACCGACGTGGTTGTTCTGTTCGACACTTCTGCGAGTCAAACAGGCCCGTTCCGCGTGAAAGCCCTCGCCGCTTTGCAGTCGTTACTCGCTGACCTACGACCTAGCGACCGCGTCGAACTGATTGCCGTTGATCTGGGTGCCAAGCGACTCACCGCTGATTTCGTCGCCGGCAACAGTGCTGACATGGAGGAAGCCCTTGCCGATCTACAAGAGCACACCCCGATGGGTTCGACCGATTTGCAGTTAGCCTTCGAGGCCGCTGCCGAGCGGTTTGATGCCGCAAGATCGAAGAACCGCAGTGTCGTCTATATTGGTGACGGTATCAGTGTGGCGAATTTGCTCGACTCCTCAACGCTCGGCGAGGTCGTTAACTCGCTCAAAGAGAATCGCATCCCAGTAAGCAGCTACGCGATTGGCCCCAAGACCGATGCCCAGTTGCTTGCTGTGCTCGCTAACCACACCGGCGGCAACCTGTACGTTGCTGAGCCAATTGTTTGGCAGAATGAAGCTGAGCAAATCTCCGATGAACGTGCCCGGCTGGAGAACCTCCGCAAAGCACAATCGGTCGGCAAGCAGATGGCCGCTTGGACGCAAGCTGCTGTGTTGTGGCCGACGAGCGTACAGATGGCAGATGAGTTGGGAGAAACCTATCCGGAAACCTTCCCACCGCTTCGCTCTGATCGTGACACGATTCTCTTAGGTCGAACCGGCGAGTCGCTTGGCGACAAGCTAGCGATCTCGTTAACGGTTGAAGGACCAAACAGCCAACAAAGCTTCCAATGGGAATTCACCCCCGAAGCTCCGCATAATGATCGTGCTTTCCTTGGCGAGCTAACGAACATCGCGAGCCGTGATCGGGGCCTGACGCTTCCTACCGTCGGTTCTGCCGGTCTCACCGAGTCCGCACGGATGATCGGCGCCCAGGTCGATGCTCTCACGATGCTCGCTGAGCGGGCCATCGCCTCAGGCGACCGTAAAGGTGCTAGCCAGATCGTGCAGACGGTTCTGCAAGCCGACCCCGGCAATGTGCGTGCTCGTACTGTCCAAAACGTTGTTGAAAACGAGGAACTTTTCTTCGACCAGCCCATCGAAGGCGAAATCATTCAGGGCCAGCCGATTGAAGGTCAAGTTGTTGAGGGAACAGTCATCGAAGGAGCAGCGCCCGTCGAAGGTGAGATTATCCTCACCCGACCCGCTCCCATTCAGGGTGCTGTCGTCGCCGAAGAGGGTTTGCTTGACCGCGTTGGTAGCGATGGGTCGTTCCTTGACCAAGTTGAGCAGGAGCGGAGCGTCTTCGCTAATCTGCTCGCAAAAGAAATTCAAGTCACTGTGCAGAATGCTAGGGACTCGATGAGTACCAGTCCCGATCTAGTGATCCAGGACTTGAAGCTAAATCTGGATCGTGTGAAGCGTGTCAAAGACATCGACGAAGCACGTCGGGCGGAACTTCTCGACAAGCTGAATATCGCTCTTCAAGAAGCGATTCGACAATCTGACATTCAGGCAGAACTCGACCGTCAGACCGAGGAGCGCATTGCCTCAGCACGCGAGCGCGAGTTGCTCAACAGCAGACTTTTTCGAAGGATCGAACGCGAAAAGCAACTGATGAATCGATTCAACGCTCTAATGGATGAACGCAAGTATGTGGAAGCGGGCGAAGTCGCCACGATCATGGCGGAAATTGACCCTGATGCCTTGGTTCCTCAGCAAGCGACCCTATGGGCTCGCCACAAGCGACATCACTACCTGCAGCAGGTTGCCCGAGCGGCTCGTCACCAGGCGGCGTTCGACACGATGTACCAGATCGAGCTTTCCCACATTCCATTCCCGGATAACCCGCCGATCATCTACCCCGAAGCAGACGTTTGGGAAGACCTAACCAACCGTCGTAAGAAATTCGCCGCTGTGGACCTCGGTTCACAGGGAGAAGCGGAACAACGTATTCAGGAGGCACTACGTACACCGCTGAAACTGCCTCTGGATTACGTGGAAATTCCCCTCAATCAGATCATCCAGGCGATCGCCGACGATTACAACATTCCTATCGTGTTCGATCGTCAAGCACTCGAAGCACTGGCGATTAGTGAAGAGACAGAAATCACGGTGAACTTGCGGAACATCACGCTCCGTTCGGCGATGGAAATCATGCTTCGCCAAGTCGAAGACCT
The genomic region above belongs to Lacipirellulaceae bacterium and contains:
- a CDS encoding VWA domain-containing protein, whose amino-acid sequence is MRTSRTIQAEAKHYSGMRNMVMMKLRKSASLAKTAALLAVVVLVGASSASADDASRLITYEKDGKTSYALSVVPTGKVATPESTDVVVLFDTSASQTGPFRVKALAALQSLLADLRPSDRVELIAVDLGAKRLTADFVAGNSADMEEALADLQEHTPMGSTDLQLAFEAAAERFDAARSKNRSVVYIGDGISVANLLDSSTLGEVVNSLKENRIPVSSYAIGPKTDAQLLAVLANHTGGNLYVAEPIVWQNEAEQISDERARLENLRKAQSVGKQMAAWTQAAVLWPTSVQMADELGETYPETFPPLRSDRDTILLGRTGESLGDKLAISLTVEGPNSQQSFQWEFTPEAPHNDRAFLGELTNIASRDRGLTLPTVGSAGLTESARMIGAQVDALTMLAERAIASGDRKGASQIVQTVLQADPGNVRARTVQNVVENEELFFDQPIEGEIIQGQPIEGQVVEGTVIEGAAPVEGEIILTRPAPIQGAVVAEEGLLDRVGSDGSFLDQVEQERSVFANLLAKEIQVTVQNARDSMSTSPDLVIQDLKLNLDRVKRVKDIDEARRAELLDKLNIALQEAIRQSDIQAELDRQTEERIASARERELLNSRLFRRIEREKQLMNRFNALMDERKYVEAGEVATIMAEIDPDALVPQQATLWARHKRHHYLQQVARAARHQAAFDTMYQIELSHIPFPDNPPIIYPEADVWEDLTNRRKKFAAVDLGSQGEAEQRIQEALRTPLKLPLDYVEIPLNQIIQAIADDYNIPIVFDRQALEALAISEETEITVNLRNITLRSAMEIMLRQVEDLTYIIDNEVMMITSEDEAQQRLTVKAYPVADLVLPIINLPIGGGGLGGGGGGGLGGGGGGGLGGGGGGLGGGGGGFGGGGGGLGGGGGGGGFFAVPDDLSKTSLDISETAAAPAEADSSEEDAPSVVGISIDNSVAPEKFWNDYFANNQPSPDVLRQAVRRLMKRGHSNHVVALIEAALRNGQPLPWMYESLGIAMELEGAPKEQIERAIMSACDFSNSPDELMLIARYLSHLELDHRAFQVYRQVVKASPLHDEAYALGLRAAQRAKDTEAIRWFTIQVLERAWTNEQAIVRTTAFRIAKATLDEMQAAGDMDAYRKYEQQLNNALVRDCVVQVSWSGEADIDVYVEEPGGTICSLRDPRTSGGGVCLGDTYASDQQSEDKGTASFKESYICPRGFNGDYKVRIRKVWGEIVAGKVTVDVYRNYRSKNEQHERQHIEVGEDDAMVVFKLDSGRRTDPIQEQQLVAAVNRQEAISRAVLAQQINSLADTSALPGGRLGDRRLDLRRRLGLARGGAVGFQPVIQTLTEGTQMQATAVISADRRYVRITASPSFTGIGNVTTFTFAGAAEAVEEEDGGDGDGAAAP